A region of the Spirochaetota bacterium genome:
TGGAATGAAGTATTAGGGGTGGACCTTTTGGGATGGTACTTATTTGGTGCACCTGTTATGAACGATATTGAGTATACAATATCCATAACCCCAATTGTGTATAAAAGCCAGCGATTCCCTGAATATTCATTTTCAACTCAGCTCTATGACTATTATGATGAGTATGACGAGTATAGATCATCACCTACGTTGATAGCAAGTGGTAAAGTAAAGACAAACGAAAATGGAGTGGGCAAAGTGTATGTTCCGTTGAGGGCAAAAAATGATATAACAAATTGTGAAGTACTAATTACAGCAAAGACGTATCTTTCAGATGATTCACCGGTATTTGGTGCAAAGTCAGGTATACAGGTATTGCAGCCGGTTCACTTTGGAATAAGGGTGCCTCAGTACTTCAACTATGCAGGCAATACTATGACTGTGCAGTTGGTTGCGGTGAATAGCAATGATGCAGTAGTTGAAAATAATAACGTTTTGCTGGTAATTAAGCAACACAAATGGGTATCCTATCAGTTAGCCGGTGTGAATGGGCGATTGCAGTGGGGATATAAAAATATTGAAACGAATGTGTATTCGCAGGTGCACAACATAGGGAAAAAGGATATAACTATTGTTATTAATGAACCTGGCTACTTTACGGCTGAGCTGTATGATATCCAAAATCAGCAGAAATATGCGGTAAAGGACTTTTATGTATTGGGTAAGGGTGAAGCTGGATGGCGAATGAATGATGATGAGACAGTTGATGTAGAAATGGATAAGAAGAACTATGTAGTTGGCGATACTGCAACGCTGCTTGTAAAAAATCCGTTTGAGAATGCAACAGCATTTGTAACAATAGAACGGGAAAAGTTTTTTGACTACTTTGAAGTTCCAGCTACATCCAGCATTGTAACAATCCCCATTAAGATAACTGAGGAGTATATACCCAACGTTCATGTAAGTGTGATGCTCTATACTGGAAGAAGTGGTTTTGATAAAGTAAAAGATGGTGAAGATCTTGCCAAGCCAAAATGCTATATTGGCTATGCAAATATAAAAGTTATCCCACGACAGAAAAAATTAGATATCATAGTAAATACCGATAAAAAACAGTACAAACCTGGTGATAACGTAACACTGAATATGATCATAACCGATAACAAGGGACAACCTGTAAATGGTAAAGCTACAATCTCAGTAGCTGACAGAGGGGTTCTTAATCTTGTAAACTATATTTTACCTGATCCAATAGACTTTTTTTATCAGCCCCGCCCGCTTGCTGTTACAACTTTTGATGTACGTCAAATAATATTGGGACAGCGTTATTTAAAAGAAAAAGGTGAACTTATTGGTGGTGATGGGGGCATAGCTTCAATGGGGATGATTGTTCCAAGATCTAATATTAAGTATACTGCATATTACCGGGCAACTGTCAATGTTGAAAACGGTCATGCACAGGTATCATTTAAGTTACCTGATAACATTACAAGTTTTAAGACAATGGTTGTTGTTCATACCCCGGAATCAAAGTTTGGTTATGGAGAAACAACGTTTGATGTTAAAAAACCTTTGATGGTTTTACCAACTTTTACGCGATTTGTTCGTGTTGGTGATGTTTTCAATGCCGGTGGACTTATATTTAACTATACCGGCAATAAACAAAAGATAAATGTAGGAATTGAGCTAAAAGGTGGAATGAAGCTTAAAGATGGTAAATCATCACAATTAAAAGAGATAACATTGAAAAATGGACAATCAATAGAGGTGCTTTTCCCCATAGTGGCGGGAAATGATAGAACTGCCACATATATACTTACGGCAAAAGCAGGAGCATATACCGATGGTGTTATAGATACAATTCCTGTAAAAGCACCCAATATTTATGAAACCGTTGCAGTATATGGAAGGATCACAAAAGAGGATGAGACAAAAAAATATAAATTAGATATTTCTAAAAATATTATCCCCAATCTTTCTTTTGTAAATGTATATGTAAGCCCTTCTCAATTTGCAGAATTGAAGGGAAGCCTGGATTATCTTGTTGAATATCCGTATGGTTGCTTAGAACAAAAAGCGTCAAAGATACTTCCGTTGGTTCTTGGTCAGGATATCATATTGCAAAAAAATTTGCTGAAAGTTAAATCACAGCAAGATTTGCGTTCTACTGTACAAACAGTACTGGATAAGTTCCCTGATTATTTTAAAAATGACGGCTTTTCATATTGGAGTTCGGATTATGGTGAACCTTCAAGTTATTTGACAGTATATGCAACTTTTGTTTTAACCATGTCAAAAAAACGCGGCTATGCTATTGATGAAACAGTTTTCAGAAAATCTTTGGAAACAATAAAAAGATTTGTAACAAAAGGTATTATTTTCAAACACGAGGAAAAATGGTTCTCATCAAGTTATAAATATCTTACATTATCGTTTGCCCATTATGTTGCTGCCCTAAATGGTATCACAAGTAAGAGTGATTTGGAGCTTGTCTACAATTCACTCAACAAAGAAAAATCAGTTATGTGTACAGGGTATGCATTTTTGCTCAAAGCAGTATCCCTGCATCCTGATTCAGCATTTAAGCAATCAATGATTAATGATGTGTCCAGGAAACTATTTTCAACAATGCGCACTGAGTCAGGTTACGTGTATTTTCAAGATGGTGCCGATTGGGATCGCTTTTACTATGATAATGACATCACAACTGCACTTGTTTTACAAGCTTTGCTGGAATCGGGAGTGCATTTTGAAAATGATTTTAAAGCGGTAAATTACCTGTTAAAACAACGTAAAGGAGCGGCGTGGAGAAATACGCATTCAAATGCGTTGATATGGTGGGCATTGAATACATATTTGCAAAAGTATGAAAACGAAAAGCCAAATTTTGCCATAAAAGTTTTGTATAATGAAAAAGAATTAATTTCACAATTGATGCAAAATCAAAATGTTTCATACACAACTAACTATTACATCACCAATGCTGATTTTGGTACTCAATCATTACAGTTTATAAAAAATGGTACTGGTATTCTATATTATATATTTAGGTACCAGTATGTGCCAATTTTTGATTCAATAACATCCAGGGATATGGGGTTTGAGGTATCAAAAGTATATAGAGATGTTAAAACCAAAGATGAAGTGAATGTCTTTAAAAAAGGTGCGGAATATATTGTTGACATTGAAGTGTATACTACAAAAGAAAGAGGCGTAACAGTGCTTGATGACCAGCTCCCAGCAGGGCTTGAGCCAGTTAATGTTTCATTTACAACCGAGGAAAAGCTTAACATTTCAAAAGATAATAAAACCTATGACACATGGGGGACATTTAATCACTATGAACAATACAATGATCATGTTATATATTACGCTGATTTCCTTCGCAAGGGTAAGCACACTATTACGTATAAAGTACGAGCAACCAATACAGGAACGTTTGCTTTGCCTGCATGTAAAGTTGAAGAGATGTACAATCCTGAGGTTTTTGGGATACAGTACTACGGTAGTAAAGTGAAAGTGCAGTAAATATCATGCAATGGTGTACTATATTCAGTAACTATCGCCCATACTATATTATACAGGTTATTGCTTGCTTTTTTTGCGTGGCGATAGTTACTTATATAGCAATCCCATATAGACAATCCTACCTTGCCACACATACACGAGTGCCAATTACTATCTATGACAGAAACGGCACAGTGCTGATGGAGATAGCAAGGGATAAAAGTGGCCTTGCACAGTATATAGATTTAAAAAAAATTCCTGAAGAATTTATTGCACTGTTATTGTTTTCTGAAGATAGAAAATTTTATACACACATTGGTGTTTCACCTTCTGCAATTGCCAGAGCGATTTATCAAAACATCAAAGCTATGCGTGTTGTATCCGGTGGCTCTACCATTACCCAGCAGCTTGTAAAATCAAAAAAAGAAATCCTGAGGAATACCATTTTAACAAAGATATTAGAAATAATAGAAGCAATACGATTGGAAATGCATTTTACAAAAAAGGAGATTCTTGCTGCATATATAAATGAGGTGTATTTGGGGAACAATATATATGGGTTTGAAAAAGCAAGCCAGTGTTATTTTGGTAAGTCATTTACCGATTGCAATCTTCTTGAAGTGGCCTTTCTTATATCCATTGTAAAAGCACCAGGACGATATAATCCTTATAAAAAACCCGAAATAATTGTGCAGAATGCAAAAAGCCTTTTGCAAAAAGCAAATGAATCAGGCTTTTTGCATATATCCCCTGCTGAATTAAATACTTATATGCAAAAAAAAATTTCATTGCAGTATACTGATCAAAACATTACTGCACCACTTTTTTGCTTATATGTGCTGTCACAGGCCAGGAAGCTTTTTCCCGATAAAGATATTGTAGATACATATACCACGCTTGATGTACATCTTTATAAAAATATCTTATCTGTTATGAAAAACTCATTGGATATTATACGAGATAGCAATGCATCGCATGCAGCCATGGTGATGATTGATAATTCTACCATGGAAATTTTAGTAATGATTGGCTCAGTTGATTTTTTTGACTATGAAAAAGGTCAGGTAGATGCTACGCTGATCAGACGGCAGACCGCTTCAACCATGAAGCCATTTGCTTATGCGCTTGCTCTTGATAAAGAAATATTCCATACTTCAAGTATTTTACCTGATGTGTATACACAGTTTTATTCAAAGGTTGGTACATATATACCAAAAAACTTCAGTCAGAGTTATCATGGACCCGTTCGTCTGGCAAAAGCATTGGGATGTTCGTATAATATACCTGCAGTATATGTGGTTAATGCAGTAGGCCTTGTACCATTTTATAATTTCCTGAAAGAAATAGGTTTTGATTCCATAACCCGTTCGCCTTCACATTATGGATTAGGGATAGTGCTGGGTAATGCTGATGTCAGCTTGATAGAGCTTGCAAATGCATATACTATATTTCCACGAAATGGTATATTTTCAAAAGCTGTAGCTGTTACCAGAATAAAGGATGCTAAAGGCACTATCTATAATGTACAAAAAACTACCCCAAAACGTTTGTTGAAATCATCAACCTGTTTTTTAATATCACATATTCTATCTGACTATTCATATAAAGTAGATGCATTTGGAGTACAATCAGCAATTAATTTTCCCTTTCCTTTTGCTGTTAAGACAGGTACCTCAAAGGATTTTCATGATAATTTTATTGTCGGTTATAATAATAGATATACCATTGGGATATGGGTAGGTAACCTTTATAATAAGCCCATGTACAACCTACCCGCAGTATCAGGAGCAGGGATAGTATTAAAAGATGTACTTTTGTATTTATGGAATACAGGATATGAGTTCCCACCATTTAAACCTATAAGCAAGATTAAAGAAACAATGATATGTAAATTATCAGGAATGGTTGCAGGTAAATTTTGCCATGATACGTATACCGAATATTATGATGAGGATAACTTCCCCACTTGTAAGTGCACATGGCACTCCAATAATACAACTGTTGTGCCTGTTGAATATACAGAATGGGCAAAAGAGAAAAAAATGCTTTGTGAACAATCAAAAGAATTAAAAATTATCTTTCCTCTCAATGGTTCAGTATTTAAAATAGAAAAGGCTGTACGGAAAAATATTCAGGCTATACCGTTAAAAGCTCAAACACCTGGAAAGAATATTAGGTGGTATGTGAATGGGAATCTGGTAGGAACTGGTAATGAAGTAATATGGAGGCTTATAAAAGGTGAACATACTATTACAATTAACAACAATGGGCAAATGGATAGTGTAAGAATCAGAGTGATAGAATAGCATAGCGTTCTGCCAGGTGCCAGTGTTCAGTATAATACACATAATTGTATAACGAATATGGATAGTAACAAGAAAATATAATAAAATTAATAAGCAATAATTCTTTAAAAAATTTCATAATGAATATAGTGTACATTGGGGTCGTCTCAAAAGAAACGGTAGGGCATGCAATGGCGTGAGTGCAATGTCATTGCGAACGAAGTGAAGCAATCTCAATGATGCAGAAGATGAGATTGCCACGCGCCTGCGGCGCTTGCAACTAGGAGATTGCTTCGTCACTTCGTTCCTCGCAATGACGGGAAGGCAAAAGTCATTGCAAAGAGGTGTCTTTTGGGATACACCCAATGTACACTATTTTATATTTTATCCAAATTTCGACATTTAGGAATAATTAGTGAAAATTAATTGTCTTTATTCAAATTATTTACTAAGTTGTAAAAAAATCTACAAAAACAATGGAGTGATACTATGATGCACAAACTATTTTATCCTGAATCAGTTGCAATTGTTGGCTTATCTTCACGACAAAACAATATACCACGTCTCACACTGGAAAATATGCTGCGCTGGGGATATAGAGGGCGCATTTTTGGCGTAAACCCAAAAAGCGATGACGAACAGGTAGATGGCATACAGATGTATAAATCCATAGAAGCATTACCTGAGATTCCGGATTTAGTATATGCACTGGTACCAGCAAAGTTTGTGCCCGGAATTGTTGAGGAGTGTGGTAAGAAAGGTGTGAAATGGATGGCCATACCCAGTGGTGGTTTTTCAGAATACAGTGAAGAAGGGAAAAAGTTAGCTGAGCAAACTGTTGCTGCTGCAAAGGAATACGGAATACATTTTGTAGGACCCAATGGATTAACGGTTGCCAACGTAGAAAATGGTTTGTGTCTGCCATTTGTCCCTTTACTGCGCCCTGAGTTTGGTGGCATGTCAATTATTTCACAGAGTGGTGGTGTTGCCATTATGATGTGGAATGTTATTATGGATGAAAATATTGGTATAGCAAAGTTTGCAAGTATTGGAAATAAATTAGATTTAGATGAAGTTGACTTCCTTGAATATCTGGGCAATGATCCGGCAACCTCAATTATTTGTATGTATTTAGAAAGTGTGCCACGAGGAGCTGATTTAATAAAAGTGGCTGAAAAAATAAATAAGCCTATTGTTGTGTATAAATCCAACACCACCCAGGCTGGCAAAAAGGCTGCCATGAGTCATACCGCTGCCATGAGCAATGATGAAGAAATACTCAATGCAGCATTTGAAAAGGCTGGAATTATTAGAATATACAATTATCATGACTTCTTTGCTGTGGCAAAAGCATTCAAGCTTCCTCCTATGCGTGGCAGGCGCATAATGGTTATGAGCCCTGCAGGAGGTTTTGCGGTAATGACTGCCGACCTGTGTGAACAGGCAGGTTTTGAATTTGCTGATCCGGGAAAAGAATTTTATGAAGGTTTGCAAAAATTTTCAAATGCGGGAGTAATCCACTTTTCAAATCCTCTTGATTTAGGTGATATCTATGACCCGGCATTTACTGCCCATGTTGTGTATTCAGTTATGCACAATCAAAATGTGGATGGCGCTGTGTATGTAAGCCAGCGCCCCCAGATGCCTGACCGCGAGAATGTATTTTCCCGAATGTTTTTAGCCGACCTTTCAAAAGAAACGTGG
Encoded here:
- the pbpC gene encoding penicillin-binding protein 1C → MQWCTIFSNYRPYYIIQVIACFFCVAIVTYIAIPYRQSYLATHTRVPITIYDRNGTVLMEIARDKSGLAQYIDLKKIPEEFIALLLFSEDRKFYTHIGVSPSAIARAIYQNIKAMRVVSGGSTITQQLVKSKKEILRNTILTKILEIIEAIRLEMHFTKKEILAAYINEVYLGNNIYGFEKASQCYFGKSFTDCNLLEVAFLISIVKAPGRYNPYKKPEIIVQNAKSLLQKANESGFLHISPAELNTYMQKKISLQYTDQNITAPLFCLYVLSQARKLFPDKDIVDTYTTLDVHLYKNILSVMKNSLDIIRDSNASHAAMVMIDNSTMEILVMIGSVDFFDYEKGQVDATLIRRQTASTMKPFAYALALDKEIFHTSSILPDVYTQFYSKVGTYIPKNFSQSYHGPVRLAKALGCSYNIPAVYVVNAVGLVPFYNFLKEIGFDSITRSPSHYGLGIVLGNADVSLIELANAYTIFPRNGIFSKAVAVTRIKDAKGTIYNVQKTTPKRLLKSSTCFLISHILSDYSYKVDAFGVQSAINFPFPFAVKTGTSKDFHDNFIVGYNNRYTIGIWVGNLYNKPMYNLPAVSGAGIVLKDVLLYLWNTGYEFPPFKPISKIKETMICKLSGMVAGKFCHDTYTEYYDEDNFPTCKCTWHSNNTTVVPVEYTEWAKEKKMLCEQSKELKIIFPLNGSVFKIEKAVRKNIQAIPLKAQTPGKNIRWYVNGNLVGTGNEVIWRLIKGEHTITINNNGQMDSVRIRVIE
- a CDS encoding MG2 domain-containing protein, with translation MMGSPKIIAVIIIGIILLGTIVATAILVGDNKIELSIDYSLSIPYTEMALQSSKDIFIFSDIDSMNKDVAQKLIITFTPKIEYRIKPLDARNCIIEIFNPLPANEYHFTVDLKNVDKQDLKITLNNREIELGKEYYFVTPLLEVSSWHRDSKLLNAPITFKFNFPVALEILKKNISISPHVDYDLVYDANDSKKTIVILKPKDEKKATQYKLTISSEMTPIGGVKGMESKFTCHYETFYPFELMEVQSTYNRYGENSTFYPDYPVEFNFNNPVELKEGESIASYITVSPDPGGVQISQYGSTISISGNFIGKNKYTVTIAKNLKDVYGQSLEEDISETITFEHAFSYFSCPTGNMIIESYLDAIIPIRMINVSSFTCRYLSLVNESDIAKYVINPTEYFDKHAKEKKYSIKWSWDVYKTIKYDFSKLHNAKYGFFVYQIIPEEENPYSKTKAKYSGVIQISDIGVTVKETKNQMLFHVRSLLDNKPIEGASVFYSDSTSPASITDSKGVAIIPNNKCQFYQVKYSDSKFYYTKAQEMYDEDEYSDYSINTFSIPQRHWGTNYHINRPKMLLFTDRYLYKPGDVVHVKGIFRYRNNDEWSLKPPFSPISNIVIKVFDSKDNEMYSFKKAITEDGDISLDIDLKKNCPTGYYRLEATANNKEYNFDESIKFQVEEFKPAKAEMKINPDKLKYIWNEVLGVDLLGWYLFGAPVMNDIEYTISITPIVYKSQRFPEYSFSTQLYDYYDEYDEYRSSPTLIASGKVKTNENGVGKVYVPLRAKNDITNCEVLITAKTYLSDDSPVFGAKSGIQVLQPVHFGIRVPQYFNYAGNTMTVQLVAVNSNDAVVENNNVLLVIKQHKWVSYQLAGVNGRLQWGYKNIETNVYSQVHNIGKKDITIVINEPGYFTAELYDIQNQQKYAVKDFYVLGKGEAGWRMNDDETVDVEMDKKNYVVGDTATLLVKNPFENATAFVTIEREKFFDYFEVPATSSIVTIPIKITEEYIPNVHVSVMLYTGRSGFDKVKDGEDLAKPKCYIGYANIKVIPRQKKLDIIVNTDKKQYKPGDNVTLNMIITDNKGQPVNGKATISVADRGVLNLVNYILPDPIDFFYQPRPLAVTTFDVRQIILGQRYLKEKGELIGGDGGIASMGMIVPRSNIKYTAYYRATVNVENGHAQVSFKLPDNITSFKTMVVVHTPESKFGYGETTFDVKKPLMVLPTFTRFVRVGDVFNAGGLIFNYTGNKQKINVGIELKGGMKLKDGKSSQLKEITLKNGQSIEVLFPIVAGNDRTATYILTAKAGAYTDGVIDTIPVKAPNIYETVAVYGRITKEDETKKYKLDISKNIIPNLSFVNVYVSPSQFAELKGSLDYLVEYPYGCLEQKASKILPLVLGQDIILQKNLLKVKSQQDLRSTVQTVLDKFPDYFKNDGFSYWSSDYGEPSSYLTVYATFVLTMSKKRGYAIDETVFRKSLETIKRFVTKGIIFKHEEKWFSSSYKYLTLSFAHYVAALNGITSKSDLELVYNSLNKEKSVMCTGYAFLLKAVSLHPDSAFKQSMINDVSRKLFSTMRTESGYVYFQDGADWDRFYYDNDITTALVLQALLESGVHFENDFKAVNYLLKQRKGAAWRNTHSNALIWWALNTYLQKYENEKPNFAIKVLYNEKELISQLMQNQNVSYTTNYYITNADFGTQSLQFIKNGTGILYYIFRYQYVPIFDSITSRDMGFEVSKVYRDVKTKDEVNVFKKGAEYIVDIEVYTTKERGVTVLDDQLPAGLEPVNVSFTTEEKLNISKDNKTYDTWGTFNHYEQYNDHVIYYADFLRKGKHTITYKVRATNTGTFALPACKVEEMYNPEVFGIQYYGSKVKVQ
- a CDS encoding acetate--CoA ligase family protein; protein product: MMHKLFYPESVAIVGLSSRQNNIPRLTLENMLRWGYRGRIFGVNPKSDDEQVDGIQMYKSIEALPEIPDLVYALVPAKFVPGIVEECGKKGVKWMAIPSGGFSEYSEEGKKLAEQTVAAAKEYGIHFVGPNGLTVANVENGLCLPFVPLLRPEFGGMSIISQSGGVAIMMWNVIMDENIGIAKFASIGNKLDLDEVDFLEYLGNDPATSIICMYLESVPRGADLIKVAEKINKPIVVYKSNTTQAGKKAAMSHTAAMSNDEEILNAAFEKAGIIRIYNYHDFFAVAKAFKLPPMRGRRIMVMSPAGGFAVMTADLCEQAGFEFADPGKEFYEGLQKFSNAGVIHFSNPLDLGDIYDPAFTAHVVYSVMHNQNVDGAVYVSQRPQMPDRENVFSRMFLADLSKETWGAIVSSGKPLGICLLGLSRVMAQIKRTVNFPIFNSPEEMVRALAYQMKFYTRHLGKKKDEPCTVSFGSALEWIKRNTGEIGEDAMELLATIDVSIPSSGIATTEKEAVALAGRIGYPVVCKLVSKEILHKSDVGGVMVNVTGDDEVKQAFATIHANVLSHKPDATIEGVRISKMAESGIDMFVGSKYDDSFGQVILYGFGGIYVEVFKDVACSLCPAAKEEIKEKISRLKSFALLKGARGQKPKDIDAYVDVIWKLSHLLARAPQIKELDLNPVRVFDKGCQVLDIRLKIVQ